One genomic window of Erinaceus europaeus chromosome 19, mEriEur2.1, whole genome shotgun sequence includes the following:
- the LOC132534678 gene encoding tripartite motif-containing protein 75-like produces the protein MSEEHCTANRKLAKTIEITQLINIGNKEVNQQEENLCERHNQVLGLFCEEDLEMFCSDCVQPHDQQGHYVWFLEEAASYYRDKVNSSTTLLMEHLGKSELVEKRQDIVFQEVRDQRSQHKSKVTSGSEHLNELVDREQRTAFCRLAQERRTIWREQTRISLTSKTTSPPSNALFQEALERSVMSDMNILSEVKRIHHRCASLQVPTVCSFQLWREGYCFPPQDSALEKIQQKFKAEVTLDPHTADPHLCVSKDKRSVTLRKRRSKVLQRQQPIPFDLQVLGSQEFLAGRHYWEFPI, from the coding sequence ATGTCAGAAGAACACTGTACTGCCAACAGGAAGCTGGCCAAGACAATTGAGATCACTCAGCTCATCAACATTGGGAACAAGGAGGTGAATCAACAAGAGGAGAACCTGTGTGAGAGGCACAACCAGGTGCTGGGTCTCTTCTGTGAGGAGGACCTGGAGATGTTCTGTTCTGACTGTGTTCAGCCCCATGACCAACAGGGACACTATGTGTGGTTTCTGGAGGAGGCTGCTTCCTATTACAGAGACAAGGTCAACAGTTCCACCACACTCTTAATGGAGCACTTAGGGAAATCCGAGTTAGTGGAAAAGAGACAAGACATAGTATTCCAGGAAGTGAGAGACCAAAGGAGTCAACACAAGTCAAAGGTGACCTCTGGCTCAGAGCACTTGAATGAACTTGTGGACAGAGAGCAAAGGACAGCTTTCTGCAGACTAGCTCAAGAAAGAAGGACAATTTGGAGAGAACAGACGAGAATATCACTAACTTCAAAGACCACATCCCCACCATCTAATGCTCTGTTCCAGGAAGCATTAGAGAGGAGTGTGATGTCAGACATGAACATTCTGAGTGAGGTCAAGAGGATTCATCACAGGTGTGCGAGCCTGCAGGTCCCAACTGTGTGCTCCTTCCAGCTATGGAGGGAGGGTTATTGTTTTCCTCCACAGGATTCAGCTCTGGAGAAGATTCAACAGAAATTCAAAGCTGAAGTGACTCTGGATCCACATACCGCAGATCCTCATCTGTGTGTGTCCAAGGACAAGCGATCTGTGAcactgaggaagagaagaagtaaagtTCTCCAGAGACAGCAGCCTATTCCCTTTGATCTTCAAGTCCTGGGCTCTCAAGAATTCCTTGCTGGCCGCCATTACTGggagtttcccatttaa